The Acidobacteriota bacterium genome includes a window with the following:
- a CDS encoding ABC transporter ATP-binding protein → MNAPVAPLVSVRQLEKSYHRGSETIAVLQGIDLDIAPGEFLALMGPSGSGKTTLLNLLGGLDRPSAGTIDVGGERIDALSSGALARWRAAHVGFVFQLYNLLPVLTAQRNVELPLLLTNLSSSERRNRASIALSVVGLSERAQHYPRQLSGGQEQRVGIARAIVTDPTLLLCDEPTGDLDRKSGDEILALLRALNREHGKTIVMVTHDPHAAACATRVVHLEKGLLVSEVAA, encoded by the coding sequence ATGAACGCTCCCGTCGCTCCCCTCGTCAGCGTCCGCCAGCTGGAGAAGTCGTATCACCGCGGCAGCGAGACGATCGCCGTCCTCCAGGGCATCGATCTCGACATCGCGCCGGGCGAGTTCCTCGCGCTGATGGGTCCATCGGGTTCCGGCAAGACGACGCTGCTCAACCTGCTGGGCGGCCTCGACCGCCCGAGCGCCGGCACGATCGACGTCGGCGGCGAGCGCATCGATGCGCTGTCGTCGGGCGCGCTCGCCCGCTGGCGCGCGGCGCACGTGGGCTTCGTGTTCCAGCTGTACAACCTGCTGCCGGTGCTCACGGCGCAGCGCAACGTCGAACTGCCGCTGCTGCTGACCAACCTGTCGTCTTCGGAACGCCGCAATCGCGCGTCGATCGCGCTGTCGGTGGTGGGCCTCTCCGAGCGCGCGCAGCACTACCCGAGGCAACTCTCCGGCGGTCAGGAGCAGCGCGTCGGTATCGCACGCGCCATCGTCACCGACCCCACGCTGCTGCTGTGCGACGAACCGACGGGCGACCTCGACAGGAAGTCGGGCGACGAAATCCTCGCGCTGCTCCGCGCCCTCAATCGCGAGCACGGCAAGACGATCGTGATGGTCACGCACGACCCGCATGCCGCTGCCTGTGCCACGCGCGTGGTGCACCTCGAGAAGGGGCTGCTGGTCTCCGAGGTGGCGGCATGA
- a CDS encoding YceI family protein — MIARSTLAALAFVAFASPVAAQTWTIDPAHSGASFTVRHMMVSNVHGRFGKVEGTIVYDGSNIGGVSATANIASTTITTDNEKRDAHLKSADFFDVAAYPTITFKSKRAEVVGNGRFKLIGDLTMRGKTKEVVLDVEGPTDPVTVQNSQRIGATATTTINRQDFGVSWSRSMDGGGVVVGDSVKITIELELIKQNS, encoded by the coding sequence ATGATTGCTCGCTCGACTCTCGCGGCACTCGCCTTCGTGGCGTTCGCCTCGCCCGTCGCCGCCCAGACCTGGACGATCGACCCGGCCCATTCCGGCGCGTCGTTCACCGTCCGTCACATGATGGTCAGCAACGTCCACGGCCGCTTCGGCAAGGTGGAAGGCACCATCGTCTACGACGGATCGAACATCGGCGGCGTCTCCGCCACGGCCAACATCGCCTCGACGACGATCACCACCGACAACGAGAAGCGCGACGCGCACCTCAAGAGCGCCGACTTCTTCGACGTGGCGGCCTATCCGACCATCACGTTCAAGAGCAAGCGCGCGGAAGTGGTGGGCAACGGCAGGTTCAAGCTGATCGGCGACCTGACGATGCGTGGCAAGACGAAAGAAGTGGTGCTCGACGTCGAGGGCCCGACAGATCCCGTCACCGTGCAGAACAGCCAGCGCATCGGCGCCACGGCCACCACGACGATCAACCGTCAGGACTTCGGCGTGAGCTGGAGCCGCTCGATGGATGGCGGCGGCGTCGTTGTCGGCGACTCGGTGAAGATCACGATCGAGCTGGAACTGATCAAGCAGAACAGCTAG
- a CDS encoding efflux RND transporter periplasmic adaptor subunit → MAVAASALGWWLWQRQAPEPAKAVVEVERPAARTTAPDDAVLNASGYVVARRRATVSSRITGKVVSVHVEEGMAVKQGQVLARLDDSTVRALLQLSESQLASSRTQLAETEVRIREAELAHGRQQRLVREGVLPEADLDTATAQVDALRARLAAARQDVLVAERQVAVRRTELDDTIIRAPFGGMAVSKDAQPGEMISPVSAGGGFTRTGICTIVDMTSLEIEVDVNESYISRVSDNQPVRAVLDAYPDWSIPAHVITTVPTADRQKATVLVRIGFDALDPRLLPDMGVKVTFLKEVRP, encoded by the coding sequence CTGGCCGTGGCGGCCTCCGCGCTTGGCTGGTGGCTCTGGCAGCGCCAGGCGCCGGAGCCCGCAAAGGCGGTCGTCGAGGTCGAGCGGCCCGCCGCACGCACGACGGCCCCTGACGATGCGGTACTGAACGCGTCTGGCTATGTCGTGGCGAGGCGACGCGCCACCGTGTCGTCGCGCATCACGGGCAAGGTCGTCTCCGTCCACGTCGAGGAAGGCATGGCCGTGAAACAGGGGCAGGTGCTCGCGCGTCTCGACGACTCGACGGTGCGCGCACTCCTGCAACTGTCCGAATCACAACTGGCGTCGTCGCGCACGCAGCTCGCGGAGACGGAGGTCCGCATCCGTGAGGCGGAGCTTGCGCACGGCCGGCAGCAGCGCCTGGTGCGCGAAGGCGTGCTGCCCGAAGCGGACCTCGATACCGCGACCGCGCAGGTCGACGCCCTCCGCGCCCGACTGGCGGCCGCGCGCCAGGACGTGCTTGTCGCGGAGCGGCAGGTGGCCGTTCGCCGCACCGAGCTCGACGACACGATCATCCGCGCACCGTTCGGCGGCATGGCCGTCTCCAAGGACGCGCAGCCCGGCGAGATGATCTCCCCTGTCTCGGCCGGCGGCGGGTTCACGCGCACCGGCATCTGCACCATCGTCGACATGACGTCGCTCGAGATCGAGGTCGACGTGAACGAGAGCTACATCTCGCGCGTGTCGGACAACCAGCCCGTACGCGCCGTACTCGACGCCTATCCCGACTGGTCGATTCCCGCTCATGTGATCACCACGGTGCCCACCGCCGACCGCCAGAAGGCGACGGTGCTCGTGCGCATCGGGTTCGACGCACTCGATCCACGCCTGCTGCCCGACATGGGCGTGAAGGTGACATTCCTGAAGGAGGTCCGTCCATGA
- a CDS encoding GAF domain-containing protein, with the protein MFHVPTLDGNPAAFHAGLHAHLDALIGTERDIIANLANAAALIWHTTPDLNWAGFYLRRSDTELVLGPFQGKPACVRIAVGRGVCGTAVQRGASVRVDDVAAFPGHIACDGASASELVVPLRHDGRVVGVLDLDSPSLARFTQADQDGFEALVALLMTRTDLESVL; encoded by the coding sequence ATGTTCCACGTCCCGACGCTCGACGGCAACCCTGCCGCGTTCCATGCCGGCCTGCACGCGCACCTCGACGCGCTCATCGGCACCGAACGCGACATCATCGCGAACCTCGCCAACGCCGCCGCGCTCATCTGGCACACGACGCCCGACCTCAACTGGGCCGGGTTCTACCTGCGCCGGAGTGACACGGAACTCGTCCTCGGACCCTTCCAGGGCAAGCCGGCGTGCGTACGGATTGCCGTCGGACGCGGCGTGTGCGGCACCGCGGTCCAGCGTGGCGCGTCGGTCCGCGTGGACGATGTGGCGGCGTTCCCGGGGCATATCGCGTGCGATGGCGCGTCGGCGTCGGAACTCGTGGTGCCCCTCCGACACGACGGGCGCGTGGTGGGCGTGCTCGACCTCGACAGTCCGTCGCTCGCGCGGTTCACCCAGGCGGATCAGGACGGCTTCGAAGCGCTCGTGGCGCTCCTCATGACACGCACGGATCTTGAATCCGTGTTGTAA
- a CDS encoding FtsX-like permease family protein — MKYLPLLWRSLMRRKLRTLFTALSILVAFVLFGALMALKAAFGMGIDLAGQDRLVMIQKVSFIQPLPFAYQSRIAATEGVATVTHASWFGGIYQDPKNFFPQFAVVPDAWLQMYPEYALTPDRQQAWYGNRTGAIVGRALADRFGWKVGDRVPLQATIFRKADDSPWTFTVEGIYEAGQQGTDTTQMFFHYDYLNETRQVLKDQVGWYVIRVSDPQESDAVAARLDALFANSPAETKTSTEKAFVQAFAAQIGDVGSILMAILAAVLFTMLLVAANTMGQAVRERTNELAVMKTLGFTDGQLLALVLGESMLLAIVGGGTGLLLAWLITLGGDPTGGFLPAFFLPPRTLVLGVALIVLVGLAAGVLPAWQASRLRIVDALRRQG, encoded by the coding sequence ATGAAGTACCTGCCGCTCCTCTGGCGCAGCCTGATGCGGCGCAAGCTGCGCACGCTCTTCACCGCGCTCTCGATCCTCGTCGCGTTCGTGCTGTTCGGTGCGTTGATGGCGCTGAAGGCGGCGTTCGGCATGGGCATCGATCTCGCCGGGCAGGATCGGCTGGTGATGATCCAGAAGGTGTCGTTCATCCAGCCGTTGCCGTTCGCGTACCAGTCGCGCATCGCGGCAACAGAAGGCGTGGCCACCGTCACGCACGCGTCGTGGTTCGGCGGGATCTACCAGGATCCGAAGAACTTCTTCCCGCAGTTCGCCGTCGTGCCTGACGCGTGGTTGCAGATGTATCCGGAGTACGCGCTCACTCCCGATCGGCAGCAGGCGTGGTACGGCAACCGCACCGGGGCGATCGTCGGCCGCGCGCTGGCCGACCGCTTCGGCTGGAAGGTCGGCGATCGCGTCCCTCTCCAGGCCACGATTTTCCGCAAGGCCGACGACTCTCCGTGGACGTTCACGGTCGAGGGCATCTATGAGGCGGGCCAGCAGGGTACCGACACCACGCAGATGTTCTTCCACTACGACTACCTGAACGAGACGCGCCAGGTCCTGAAGGATCAGGTGGGCTGGTATGTCATCCGCGTGAGCGACCCGCAGGAGTCCGATGCGGTGGCCGCGCGCCTCGACGCGCTCTTCGCCAACTCGCCCGCCGAGACGAAGACATCGACCGAGAAAGCGTTCGTGCAGGCGTTTGCCGCGCAGATCGGCGACGTGGGCAGCATCCTCATGGCGATCCTCGCGGCGGTGCTTTTCACGATGCTGCTCGTGGCCGCCAACACCATGGGGCAGGCGGTGCGCGAACGCACGAACGAGCTCGCCGTGATGAAGACGCTCGGCTTCACTGACGGGCAGCTGCTCGCGCTCGTGCTCGGCGAGTCGATGCTGCTCGCCATCGTCGGTGGCGGCACGGGATTGCTGCTGGCGTGGCTCATCACGCTCGGTGGCGATCCGACGGGCGGCTTCCTTCCGGCGTTCTTCCTGCCGCCCCGCACGCTCGTGCTGGGCGTTGCGCTCATCGTGCTCGTGGGACTTGCCGCCGGCGTCTTGCCTGCCTGGCAGGCCAGCCGCCTGCGCATCGTCGACGCGCTTCGGCGCCAGGGGTGA